One window of Mangrovibacterium diazotrophicum genomic DNA carries:
- a CDS encoding RNA polymerase sigma factor, which yields MKKLTDEAILNLLRRDKSQGIRCLFDKYYVSLVVFGEQIVKDRNQSEDLVQEFFVRLWTHDYLDNVQATDLRSYLFRSIRNSSLSSLKKNDSLKEAVDLLDIQLPEDNNFSTNDRKVELALREIEKLPERTRKAIQLVMLERKKYQEVADEMEISVNTVKYLLKEGTKKLRDRLRDSEMELFLLFFRK from the coding sequence ATGAAGAAATTAACAGACGAAGCGATACTAAATCTTTTGAGGCGAGACAAGTCTCAGGGGATTCGCTGTCTATTCGATAAGTATTATGTCTCCTTAGTGGTTTTCGGCGAACAAATCGTGAAAGATCGCAACCAGAGTGAAGACCTGGTGCAGGAATTCTTTGTTCGTTTGTGGACGCACGACTACCTGGACAATGTTCAGGCTACCGACCTCCGTTCCTACTTGTTTCGAAGTATCCGCAATTCATCCCTCAGCAGTCTCAAAAAAAACGATTCCCTGAAAGAAGCAGTAGATCTTTTGGACATTCAGTTACCGGAAGACAACAATTTTTCAACGAATGACAGAAAAGTTGAATTAGCGCTTCGTGAAATAGAAAAATTGCCCGAAAGAACACGAAAAGCTATCCAATTAGTCATGCTGGAACGTAAAAAGTATCAGGAAGTTGCCGACGAAATGGAAATCTCTGTCAATACCGTAAAGTATCTACTGAAAGAAGGGACGAAAAAGCTTCGCGATCGCCTTCGAGACTCCGAAATGGAATTATTTTTACTTTTTTTCAGAAAGTGA
- a CDS encoding FecR family protein, giving the protein MTNVPEHIFDLIMQDFAEGLPPGKSVVLKEWLEESAENRIAWNELFDTWQAGAIAGFPANQTNEAWSKISNSANTTKTRRLNWKALSASVAVAASIAIIVGLWFALGGRNSSDAQWAKLNEMATIPSSVKLVLNSGEEVLLQDTVDHELELDGKLVHTKKGEVSYVDSAEQAKTAIPVYHELVVPRGGDYVLTLADGTVVTINSDSHLKFPVLFTGETREVWLTGEAYFEVEHNPAKPFIVHASGAATRVLGTEFNVKAYRDDSFEEVTLVNGSVEYSAGENQVRLKPGYQVHAELNSTDILKAQPVDTYMYTAWKDGTMYFDDISLEELMIRLNRWYDFDYEFKDDALKERLFTGGVKKNDDLQKIFSLIGMVNDVSFSIKDNRILMDKK; this is encoded by the coding sequence ATGACAAATGTACCCGAGCATATTTTCGACCTCATCATGCAGGATTTTGCAGAAGGATTGCCTCCTGGAAAATCTGTCGTGTTAAAAGAATGGTTGGAAGAATCTGCTGAAAATAGAATCGCTTGGAATGAACTATTCGATACCTGGCAAGCCGGAGCTATTGCGGGCTTTCCAGCCAATCAAACCAACGAGGCGTGGTCGAAGATTTCGAACAGTGCCAACACCACCAAAACAAGAAGGCTGAATTGGAAAGCTCTTTCCGCATCGGTTGCGGTGGCAGCTTCCATCGCTATAATTGTAGGTCTTTGGTTTGCCTTGGGTGGTCGCAACAGCAGCGACGCGCAATGGGCAAAACTGAATGAAATGGCAACAATTCCCAGTTCCGTGAAATTGGTTTTGAATTCAGGTGAAGAGGTTTTACTGCAGGATACCGTGGATCATGAGTTGGAATTGGACGGAAAACTGGTACACACCAAAAAAGGAGAGGTGTCGTATGTCGATTCTGCAGAGCAAGCTAAAACAGCCATTCCTGTATACCACGAACTGGTGGTACCTCGGGGAGGAGACTATGTGCTGACCCTTGCCGATGGAACGGTGGTCACAATCAACTCGGATTCTCATTTAAAATTCCCGGTTCTGTTTACCGGCGAAACACGCGAGGTTTGGTTAACCGGAGAAGCTTATTTCGAAGTGGAGCACAATCCGGCGAAGCCTTTCATTGTGCATGCGAGTGGCGCTGCCACGCGGGTGTTGGGAACAGAGTTTAATGTGAAAGCTTACAGAGATGATTCGTTTGAAGAGGTAACCTTGGTAAATGGATCGGTAGAATACAGCGCCGGAGAGAACCAAGTTCGGTTGAAGCCCGGCTACCAGGTGCATGCCGAGCTGAATTCAACTGATATTTTGAAAGCCCAGCCGGTTGACACGTATATGTATACAGCCTGGAAAGACGGAACAATGTATTTCGACGACATCAGTTTGGAGGAATTGATGATCCGCCTGAATCGCTGGTATGATTTTGATTACGAGTTTAAAGATGATGCGTTGAAAGAGCGCTTGTTCACCGGTGGTGTGAAGAAGAATGACGATTTGCAGAAAATCTTCAGTCTGATTGGAATGGTGAATGATGTATCGTTCTCAATCAAGGATAACCGAATATTGATGGATAAAAAATAA
- a CDS encoding TonB-dependent receptor yields MILKKNTSFLLMLTTAFLGLWFSPASGQTTKHSIRGIVNEKSTGETLPYASVMVTGTSNGTTTNADGYFTLFNLPEGGVELNVRFLGYTNATASITESDYDQLIIIEMEQESKNIDEVVVAAQQNMMKMSENVGQVSISPKQLTSLPSLGEKDIFRSMQLLPGISGTNEASSGLYVRGGTPDQNLILFDGFTVYHVDHFYGFFSAFNANAIKDVQLYKGGFEPKFGGRTSSVVEITGKTGNENTFKLGAEVSSISANAYTEIPLGGKGSILFAVRRSYAEILQSGLYQDIFDRTNSETTAQTYSSSRFQQQETEPVFSFYDMNLKGTYKPSDKDVISFSYYSGADKLDNTTDFNTATRGSSGSSTTVDINTADLTNWGNHGMSGKWGRTWNKRLYSNTVISHSEFYNDRDRTTRTILTREETDTTLVGLIQNNEVLDFSIRQDFEYELNAKHNLAAGFHLTANNISFENSLNDTTLLDLQNKGNIYATYLQDKWDVNKTVNLTYGVRLNYFDITKEYYFEPRIQAVLHLSQRIKTKAAWGIYHQFINRSVQEDIQEGSYEIWLLSDDELIPVQSATHYILGASYEVENWLFDVEAYYKDLSGLSELNPRVGSSVASSDDLQDIYANSFFEGTGISKGIEFLLQRKFGKYTGWLAYTLSKTEQEFKDISDHPFPALHDQTHEIKIVNSYKWRKWNLAATWVYATGRPYTAPAGGYSLTLLNGSEQSYIALGDKNGQRLPSYHRLDLSATYNFKVGKAPATIGCSIFNLYNRSNVWYKEFTIDSENEIYTETNVNFIGFTPSLFVGIEF; encoded by the coding sequence ATGATCTTGAAAAAAAACACAAGTTTTCTTTTAATGCTGACCACTGCTTTTTTAGGCCTATGGTTCTCACCAGCATCGGGGCAGACGACCAAACACAGCATTCGAGGAATAGTAAATGAAAAAAGCACAGGGGAAACTTTGCCTTATGCAAGTGTTATGGTAACCGGCACCAGCAATGGAACAACAACCAATGCTGATGGCTATTTTACCTTATTTAACCTCCCGGAAGGAGGCGTTGAACTGAATGTCCGTTTTTTGGGATACACCAATGCAACCGCCAGCATCACCGAAAGTGACTACGATCAACTCATCATTATTGAAATGGAACAGGAATCAAAAAATATCGACGAGGTTGTGGTTGCTGCACAGCAAAATATGATGAAAATGTCAGAAAATGTTGGTCAGGTCAGCATCTCGCCGAAGCAACTCACCTCGTTACCAAGCCTTGGAGAAAAGGATATTTTTCGTTCCATGCAACTGCTCCCTGGTATCAGCGGTACAAACGAGGCGTCGTCCGGCCTCTACGTGAGAGGTGGAACTCCCGATCAGAATCTTATTCTATTTGACGGGTTTACCGTTTACCATGTCGATCACTTCTATGGATTCTTCAGCGCATTTAATGCCAATGCAATCAAGGACGTTCAGCTGTATAAAGGCGGATTCGAGCCGAAATTCGGCGGACGCACATCATCGGTTGTTGAAATAACAGGAAAAACAGGAAACGAAAATACCTTTAAACTAGGAGCAGAAGTCAGCTCGATCAGCGCGAACGCCTACACCGAGATCCCCTTGGGGGGCAAAGGATCTATTCTTTTTGCAGTCCGCCGCTCTTATGCGGAAATACTTCAAAGCGGATTATACCAGGACATCTTCGACAGAACCAACAGCGAAACGACTGCACAAACCTATTCCAGCAGTAGATTTCAGCAGCAGGAAACAGAACCCGTTTTCAGTTTCTACGACATGAACCTGAAAGGGACTTACAAACCTTCGGACAAAGATGTCATCTCATTTTCCTATTATTCAGGAGCTGATAAGCTTGATAATACAACCGATTTCAATACAGCCACCCGGGGAAGTTCAGGCTCCAGCACAACCGTCGACATCAACACGGCGGACCTAACAAACTGGGGAAATCACGGGATGAGCGGGAAATGGGGACGAACCTGGAACAAACGCTTATACAGCAACACTGTAATTTCGCACTCCGAATTTTACAACGACCGCGACCGAACAACAAGGACTATTTTGACCCGGGAAGAAACCGACACAACATTGGTCGGACTTATTCAGAATAACGAAGTACTCGATTTCTCAATCCGCCAGGATTTTGAGTACGAGCTGAATGCGAAGCACAATCTTGCCGCTGGTTTTCACCTGACAGCCAACAACATTTCTTTCGAAAATTCGCTTAACGACACAACCCTACTTGATCTGCAAAATAAGGGAAATATTTATGCCACTTATCTCCAGGACAAATGGGACGTCAACAAAACAGTGAACCTTACCTACGGTGTCAGGCTTAATTACTTCGATATCACCAAAGAATATTATTTCGAACCGCGAATCCAGGCAGTCCTCCATCTTTCTCAACGTATTAAAACAAAAGCAGCCTGGGGAATTTATCATCAGTTCATCAACCGAAGTGTGCAGGAAGATATTCAAGAGGGCAGCTATGAAATATGGCTTCTTTCTGACGACGAGTTAATTCCGGTTCAATCGGCCACTCACTACATCCTTGGAGCTTCCTACGAAGTCGAAAACTGGCTATTCGATGTGGAAGCTTACTATAAAGACCTTAGCGGACTATCCGAACTCAACCCTCGTGTTGGAAGCAGTGTTGCCAGTTCGGACGATTTGCAGGACATCTACGCAAACTCTTTTTTCGAAGGAACCGGGATCTCGAAAGGAATAGAGTTTCTGTTACAACGAAAATTTGGGAAATACACAGGCTGGCTGGCTTACACGCTAAGTAAAACAGAACAAGAGTTCAAGGATATTTCCGATCATCCTTTTCCTGCCTTACACGACCAAACACACGAAATAAAAATTGTAAACAGTTATAAATGGCGTAAATGGAATTTGGCTGCAACCTGGGTTTATGCCACCGGAAGGCCCTATACCGCGCCGGCTGGAGGGTATTCACTAACTCTGTTAAATGGCAGCGAGCAATCCTACATCGCCTTGGGTGATAAAAACGGACAACGACTTCCATCCTACCACCGGCTGGATTTAAGTGCCACATACAATTTCAAAGTAGGTAAAGCTCCGGCTACAATCGGTTGCTCCATTTTCAATTTATATAACAGGTCGAATGTATGGTATAAAGAATTTACAATCGATTCTGAAAATGAAATTTACACCGAAACGAATGTCAACTTTATTGGCTTCACCCCCAGCTTGTTTGTCGGCATCGAATTCTAA
- a CDS encoding DUF4249 family protein has protein sequence MKNKLIIPFFIFGSLFLFSCQEENESEETANDPIVEAYVYEGSSNIDVKLSEIIPFQDLNSEDETMISNAEVSVSINGNEFLLDEKSDMPGHYTYDGSDMSIQAGQIISFYLRYNETDITAKTEVPEKPQDVQLSESVKYIEEINNLIDLANIGESSVEVSWSNPDNSYYYLTVKNIETDPETIDPNNYIPDVDGINTPPLPTDFSILWLNQLNDYGTYEIIVYKVNSEYVDLYNSRQQNSQTLNEPLTNIENGYGIFTAFAADTVYLEILKP, from the coding sequence ATGAAAAACAAATTAATTATACCCTTTTTTATTTTCGGCAGTCTCTTCCTTTTTTCGTGTCAGGAAGAAAATGAGAGCGAGGAAACCGCAAACGACCCGATCGTAGAAGCGTACGTCTACGAAGGAAGTTCGAATATTGATGTGAAACTTTCTGAAATTATTCCATTTCAGGATCTGAACTCTGAAGATGAAACAATGATCTCAAACGCGGAAGTATCGGTCTCAATAAACGGAAATGAATTTCTGTTAGACGAAAAAAGCGACATGCCTGGACACTATACCTATGATGGTTCCGACATGTCAATACAAGCAGGACAAATCATTTCTTTTTATCTGAGATACAATGAAACAGATATAACGGCCAAAACCGAGGTTCCTGAAAAGCCTCAGGATGTTCAGCTTTCTGAATCCGTAAAGTACATCGAAGAAATTAATAACTTGATAGACCTTGCAAATATAGGCGAATCGTCTGTCGAGGTTTCCTGGTCTAATCCGGACAACTCTTATTACTATCTCACGGTAAAAAACATTGAAACTGATCCGGAAACAATTGATCCAAACAATTACATTCCTGATGTTGATGGCATCAATACGCCTCCCCTACCCACCGATTTCTCTATTTTGTGGCTCAATCAATTAAACGACTATGGCACCTACGAGATCATCGTTTACAAGGTAAATTCTGAATATGTGGACCTATACAACTCTCGTCAACAGAACTCACAGACCTTAAACGAGCCATTGACCAATATTGAAAACGGGTATGGCATATTTACGGCTTTTGCGGCAGACACTGTTTATTTGGAAATACTAAAACCATAG